A segment of the Neochlamydia sp. S13 genome:
TTATTTCCTTGGGTAGTAATGACTTTTTATCATTTTTATTTTTAAAGGCAATATAAAAAAATTAAAAAAGCAAGTCAAGCGAATTCGTGCTCTTATCAATGAAAAGCAACTCACAGATGACCTACCAGCACATTTTTTTAGATAGATTCAAGGAAAGGGGGGAGACCTTCCAAGCATTTAGGAGCAGCCACAGGTTTTGGGGATTAAGTGACGCGGCAATTTGGATTTGGTTAAAAAGAATAAGATTGATTCTTTGCCTTATTTGAGAAAAACGGCTCTTTTTGGTGCCTTGTTTTAATTCTTCTTCCGCATGATTGAATACAATACGCCAGTTTCTTCCTGTCAAGAAAGGTTGTTCTCTCAACCATAGCAATCTGCAGAAAAAGAGAGAAACTTCTTGTCGTTATAAATGTGTAGGTTAGTTTAAATTTGCTTAGTTGCCGGAAGAAAAGCTGATTACTTCTTTAAAGATAAGATGGCTAAAAGTTTTTTATTTCATTTTAGCTCACCCCAATTTAAAAAGTACTTACGGTCATTCTACAATTGAAAACGCTGCCTTATTTCTTCTGCAATATCTTTCAAAGGATTTGCTGCTAATTCAAGCTTGGTAAGCTGAAACAGCTGCCCGATTTCTGTAGGCAGAGCGGTGAGCCGATTTTGGCTTACCTTAAGCACTCGCAGCTGAGATAGTTGCCCTATCTCTGCAGGCAGACTGGTGAGCTTGTTTTGATTTAATTGAAGCGCTTGCAGCTGAGGCAGCTGCCCAATTTCTGCAGACAGGCTGGTGAGCTTGTTTTGATCTAAGTAAAGCGTTTGCAGCTGAGACAATTGCCCGATTTCTGCAGGTAGGCTGGTGAGCTTGTTTTGATTTAATTCAAGCCTTTGCAGCTGAGATAGCTGCCCGATTTCTGCAGGCAGGCTAGTGAGCTTGTTTTGATTTAAGTAAAGCAATCGTAGCTGAGACAGCTGCCCAATTTCTGCAGGCAGGCTGGTGAGCTTGTTTTGATTTAAGTTAAGCCCTCGTAGTTGAAACAGTTGCCAGATTTTTTCAGGCAGGCTGGTGAGCTGGTTTTGATTTAAGTCAAGCAATTGTAGCTGAGACAATTGGCTTATTACTGCAGACAGGCTGGTGAGTTGGTTTTGGATTAAGAAAAGCCCTTGCAGCTGAGACAGCTGCCCGATTTCTATAGGCAGACTGGTGAGTTGGTTGTGATTTAAGTAAAGCTCTCGTAGTTGAGACAGCTGAACGATTTCTGCAGGCAGACTGGCGAGCTGGTTTTCTCTTAAGTCAAGCGTTTGCAGCTGAGATAGCTGGCCTATTTCTGGGGGTAAATAAGTCAAGTTTAATCTAGATAAATCTAAAGTCGTGATGTTTTTACAATTTTCTTCAATCCAATCTCTAAGAAGCTCTCCTTTTTTTCCTAGAGGCAAGTACTTAATTTCTTCTCGGTTCAAGTATTCTTCCCCGCCAGGAAGTTTTTTCCAAAGTAAAAGGCGATTAACATTTACAAGATAGGAAGAGTAATTAGCCAGCGTTAAGCCTCTTTTTTCTTCTGTTTTCCATTTAAATTCTAAAGTTGAAAGAGACTTGGCTAAAGTAAAGATTTGCCTAAAGATTGCATTTACCTTTGCTGCTTCAGAAAGCTTTTCTTCTAGCTTATAAATCCTATCTACAATAAGAGCCTGCTCCTTAACATTTCCTTGAGGAACATGCACTTTACCTATTTGCTTATAAAGAGGGAGCATGACTTCAGAAGCTAGCAGATGATGCCATCTTTTACAGACGCTAAATAAGGAAGGAACTACGCAAGCCTCTAGGATAGGGAGCAGCAATTCATTGGGCAAGCTTTCAATAGATGCCGAAGAGATAGGATGCATTTTATTTCCTTTGTTAGTGATGACCTTTTATTAATTTTTATTTTTAAAGACAATATAAAAAAATTAAAAAAGCAAGTCAAACGAATTCGTATCCTTATACCATTTAAACGAACTCCGTAAGTAGCAGCTATTGAGAATTGCAAACAGTCTTTTTCTAAATTCAAATAAGGAGGATAATT
Coding sequences within it:
- a CDS encoding leucine-rich repeat domain-containing protein, whose translation is MHPISSASIESLPNELLLPILEACVVPSLFSVCKRWHHLLASEVMLPLYKQIGKVHVPQGNVKEQALIVDRIYKLEEKLSEAAKVNAIFRQIFTLAKSLSTLEFKWKTEEKRGLTLANYSSYLVNVNRLLLWKKLPGGEEYLNREEIKYLPLGKKGELLRDWIEENCKNITTLDLSRLNLTYLPPEIGQLSQLQTLDLRENQLASLPAEIVQLSQLRELYLNHNQLTSLPIEIGQLSQLQGLFLIQNQLTSLSAVISQLSQLQLLDLNQNQLTSLPEKIWQLFQLRGLNLNQNKLTSLPAEIGQLSQLRLLYLNQNKLTSLPAEIGQLSQLQRLELNQNKLTSLPAEIGQLSQLQTLYLDQNKLTSLSAEIGQLPQLQALQLNQNKLTSLPAEIGQLSQLRVLKVSQNRLTALPTEIGQLFQLTKLELAANPLKDIAEEIRQRFQL